One stretch of Clavibacter californiensis DNA includes these proteins:
- a CDS encoding hydophilic protein — translation MAATPATKCSVCGKANPVGMATGNILDHGRNHERCPGSGKPPAVSTKPASAAAKSGTAPSRKPASDAAKREPSRKTTPAKAAGPTRGVTVRRVEVDTERLRLREEKLERIRVQREEAARRRLGDYIVPLDADGQEAPEADITLETMDDEEQATVEPGASTESDVASADAAEGRPSA, via the coding sequence GTGGCAGCAACCCCCGCGACGAAGTGCTCGGTCTGCGGCAAGGCGAACCCCGTCGGCATGGCCACGGGCAACATCCTCGACCATGGACGGAACCACGAGCGCTGCCCGGGTTCGGGCAAGCCGCCGGCCGTGTCGACCAAGCCCGCCTCGGCGGCCGCGAAGTCGGGCACCGCCCCGTCCCGGAAGCCCGCGAGCGACGCCGCGAAGCGCGAGCCCAGCCGCAAGACCACGCCGGCCAAGGCCGCCGGCCCCACCCGCGGCGTCACCGTGCGCCGCGTCGAGGTCGACACCGAGCGCCTGCGCCTGCGCGAGGAGAAGCTCGAGCGGATCCGCGTGCAGCGCGAGGAGGCGGCCCGCCGTCGACTCGGCGACTACATCGTGCCGCTCGACGCGGACGGCCAGGAGGCCCCCGAGGCCGACATCACGCTGGAGACCATGGACGACGAGGAGCAGGCCACGGTCGAGCCCGGTGCATCGACCGAGTCCGACGTCGCGAGCGCCGACGCCGCCGAGGGCCGACCCTCCGCCTAG
- a CDS encoding aldo/keto reductase has translation MTEQSTDQPTTYLGRTGVEVSRLCLGTMMFGAWGETDHEKSIRVIHRAIDAGITFIDTADIYAYGESEEIVGKAIAQSGRRDDLVLATKFFNGMKPDANFRGGSRRWIMRAVEDSLRRLGTDHIDLYQMHRPDEHTDIEETLGALTDLVTQGKVRYIGSSTFQPSQVVEAQWVARERGTARFVTEQPPYSMLTRGIEADLLPTTQRHGMGTLVWSPLAGGWLSGKYRKGQDIPKTHRNDRDPSRYDPADPKFAAADQLGALADELGVPLVHLALAFVLRHPAVSSAIIGPRTMEQLESQLDAANLELDAATLDRIDEIVPPGLNVNPADTGFSNYWLDPAKRRR, from the coding sequence ATGACAGAGCAGTCCACCGACCAGCCCACCACGTACCTCGGCCGCACCGGCGTGGAGGTCTCGCGCCTCTGCCTCGGCACCATGATGTTCGGCGCATGGGGCGAGACCGACCACGAGAAGTCCATCCGCGTGATCCACCGCGCCATCGACGCCGGGATCACCTTCATCGACACCGCCGACATCTACGCGTACGGCGAGTCGGAGGAGATCGTCGGCAAGGCGATCGCGCAGTCCGGCCGCCGCGACGACCTCGTCCTCGCCACGAAGTTCTTCAACGGGATGAAGCCCGATGCCAACTTCCGCGGCGGATCGCGCCGCTGGATCATGCGCGCCGTCGAGGACTCGCTGCGCCGCCTCGGCACCGACCACATCGACCTGTACCAGATGCACCGGCCGGACGAGCACACGGACATCGAGGAGACCCTCGGCGCCCTCACCGACCTCGTCACGCAGGGCAAGGTGCGCTACATCGGCTCGTCCACCTTCCAGCCGAGCCAGGTCGTCGAGGCCCAGTGGGTCGCACGCGAGCGCGGCACCGCGAGGTTCGTCACGGAGCAGCCGCCGTACTCGATGCTCACGCGCGGCATCGAGGCGGACCTGCTCCCCACCACCCAGCGCCACGGCATGGGCACGCTCGTCTGGAGCCCGCTCGCAGGCGGCTGGCTCTCCGGCAAGTACCGCAAGGGCCAGGACATCCCGAAGACGCACCGCAACGACCGCGACCCGTCGCGCTACGACCCGGCCGACCCGAAGTTCGCGGCCGCCGACCAGCTGGGCGCCCTCGCCGACGAGCTCGGCGTGCCGCTCGTGCACCTCGCGCTCGCCTTCGTGCTGCGTCACCCCGCGGTGTCCAGCGCGATCATCGGCCCGCGCACCATGGAGCAGCTCGAGTCGCAGCTCGACGCGGCGAACCTGGAGCTCGACGCCGCGACGCTCGACCGCATCGACGAGATCGTGCCGCCCGGCCTCAACGTGAACCCGGCCGACACCGGCTTCTCGAACTACTGGCTGGACCCCGCGAAGCGCCGGCGCTGA
- a CDS encoding lysophospholipid acyltransferase family protein: MSRRTREPVYGTAVILGRALFGSLRLRLVAEGRDRIPDTGGAVIAMTHFGYLEFALVEWATWLHHRRRIRFLAKKGAFDQPGVGWVLRRMRHISVDMTAGGAAYADAVTALRAGELIGVFPEAGVSASFRVRELKTGAARLAAEASVPIVPVAVWGGHRLLTKNRHIRMRDRIGVPVHMRVGERIPVAPDADPRAVTDDLRIELQRLVDDLQAAYPVGGRGAWWQPRHLGGTAPTPEEAAAADAERDARRRAEGR; the protein is encoded by the coding sequence ATGAGCCGCCGCACCCGCGAGCCCGTCTACGGGACCGCCGTGATCCTGGGGCGCGCGCTCTTCGGGTCCCTCCGCCTCCGGCTCGTGGCCGAGGGCCGCGACCGCATCCCGGACACCGGCGGCGCGGTCATCGCGATGACCCACTTCGGCTATCTCGAGTTCGCGCTCGTCGAGTGGGCGACCTGGCTGCACCACCGCCGGCGGATCCGCTTCCTGGCGAAGAAGGGCGCGTTCGACCAGCCCGGCGTCGGCTGGGTGCTGCGCCGCATGCGCCACATCAGCGTCGACATGACCGCGGGCGGCGCCGCCTACGCGGACGCCGTCACGGCCTTGCGCGCGGGCGAGCTGATCGGCGTCTTCCCCGAGGCGGGCGTCAGCGCGTCCTTCCGCGTGCGCGAGCTGAAGACGGGGGCCGCGCGGCTGGCGGCCGAGGCGAGCGTGCCGATCGTGCCCGTCGCCGTGTGGGGCGGGCACCGGCTGCTCACCAAGAACCGCCATATCCGGATGCGCGACCGCATCGGCGTGCCGGTGCACATGCGCGTGGGGGAGCGGATCCCCGTGGCGCCCGACGCGGATCCGCGCGCGGTCACCGACGACCTGCGCATCGAGTTGCAGCGGCTGGTCGACGACCTGCAGGCCGCGTACCCGGTCGGCGGCCGCGGCGCGTGGTGGCAGCCGCGGCACCTGGGGGGAACGGCGCCGACGCCCGAGGAGGCGGCGGCGGCCGACGCCGAGCGCGACGCACGGCGCCGCGCGGAGGGGCGCTGA
- the panD gene encoding aspartate 1-decarboxylase has protein sequence MLRTMMTAKIHRATVTHADLHYVGSVTVDRDLLDAADILVGERVSIVDVTNGARLDTYTIAGERGSGVLGINGAAAHLVDVGDVVILIAYGQMTTEEARALEPRVVHVDAGNRIRAVDADPTAPPAPGLERSPLAEPV, from the coding sequence ATGCTGCGCACCATGATGACCGCGAAGATCCACCGCGCCACGGTGACGCACGCCGACCTGCACTACGTGGGCTCCGTCACGGTCGACCGCGACCTGCTCGACGCCGCCGACATCCTCGTGGGCGAGCGCGTCAGCATCGTCGACGTCACCAACGGCGCCCGGCTCGACACCTACACGATCGCGGGCGAGCGGGGCAGCGGCGTGCTCGGGATCAACGGCGCGGCCGCGCACCTGGTGGACGTCGGCGACGTGGTGATCCTCATCGCCTACGGGCAGATGACCACCGAGGAGGCCCGCGCGCTCGAGCCCCGCGTGGTGCACGTGGATGCCGGCAACCGGATCCGCGCCGTGGACGCCGACCCCACCGCCCCGCCCGCGCCCGGCCTCGAGCGCTCCCCGCTGGCCGAGCCGGTCTGA
- a CDS encoding YihY/virulence factor BrkB family protein: protein MARRDTAGTIEDRPDEDDARKPDSPTDIEKPSWKYVLRKTMREFSSDQCTDIAASLTYYAVLSLFPALIAIISLLGVFGQGKSTVTAVLDLLRGFAPKDALALIEPILTGFVESPAAGFALVSGIVLAIWSASGYVGAFTRAMNRIYEIPEGRPFLKLKPMQLAVTVIGIVILLICGLIIAISGPVTDAIGAALGLGQTVQIVWSIAKWPVLAVAIVLLIAILYYATPNAKQPKFRWMSMGAAIALVVLVVASVGFAFYVTNFSSYAKSYGALAGVVVFLLWLWIANLALLFGAEFDAELERGRQLQAGIAAEETLQLPPRDTVVSDKKDAAEREDVKRGRGIRERHDRAERLGHGDDADDGA from the coding sequence GTGGCACGACGAGACACGGCCGGCACGATCGAGGACCGCCCCGACGAGGACGACGCGCGCAAGCCCGACTCCCCGACCGACATCGAGAAGCCCTCCTGGAAGTACGTGCTCCGGAAGACGATGCGCGAGTTCAGCTCGGACCAGTGCACCGACATCGCGGCGTCGCTCACCTACTACGCGGTCCTGTCGCTGTTCCCGGCGCTCATCGCGATCATCTCGCTGCTCGGGGTGTTCGGGCAGGGGAAGTCGACCGTGACGGCTGTCCTGGACCTGCTGCGCGGCTTCGCGCCGAAGGACGCCCTCGCGCTCATCGAGCCGATCCTCACCGGCTTCGTCGAGTCCCCCGCTGCCGGCTTCGCCCTCGTCTCCGGCATCGTGCTCGCGATCTGGTCGGCCTCCGGGTACGTCGGCGCCTTCACCCGGGCGATGAACCGCATCTACGAGATCCCCGAGGGTCGCCCGTTCCTCAAGCTCAAGCCCATGCAGCTCGCCGTCACGGTCATCGGCATCGTGATCCTGCTGATCTGCGGGCTCATCATCGCGATCTCCGGCCCCGTCACCGACGCCATCGGCGCCGCGCTCGGCCTGGGGCAGACGGTGCAGATCGTGTGGTCCATCGCGAAGTGGCCGGTGCTGGCCGTCGCGATCGTGCTGCTCATCGCGATCCTCTACTACGCGACCCCGAACGCGAAGCAGCCGAAGTTCCGCTGGATGAGCATGGGCGCCGCCATCGCGCTCGTCGTGCTCGTCGTCGCGAGCGTCGGCTTCGCCTTCTACGTGACGAACTTCTCCAGCTACGCGAAGAGCTACGGCGCGCTCGCGGGCGTCGTGGTGTTCCTGCTCTGGCTCTGGATCGCGAACCTCGCGCTGCTGTTCGGTGCCGAGTTCGACGCGGAGCTCGAGCGCGGCCGCCAGCTCCAGGCAGGCATCGCCGCCGAGGAGACGCTGCAGCTGCCGCCGCGCGACACCGTCGTGAGCGACAAGAAGGACGCCGCGGAGCGCGAGGACGTGAAGCGGGGGCGTGGGATCCGCGAACGCCACGACCGCGCCGAGCGCCTCGGTCACGGCGACGACGCGGACGACGGCGCCTGA
- a CDS encoding cryptochrome/photolyase family protein yields the protein MSDDDAPDHGSTDREGAEEAHGPSIVWLRDDLRVADNPALHAAVERGEPVVVLYVLDEESDGIRPLGGAARWWLHMSLSRLGESLRELGSPLVLRRGKAADVVDALVREVGAGAVLWNRRYGGAEIAVDTGIKKDLGDRGLDVRSFQGSLLVEPWTVTNKQGEPFRVYTPFWKAAQEREEPRKPLPAPKELDALRQAPRSDDLDGWGLLPTKPDWAAGLREACDPGEAAGLQRLEDFVHHELEDYAAQRDEPAATTTSRLSAYLRWGEVSPFQVWHRIQRTRGRKVGGDEVNATKFLSELGWREFSYHLLYHQPDLATRNFVPRFDAFPWDEPTDETLGAWQRGETGVPLVDAGMRALWKDGHLHNRVRMVVASFLIKNLLIDWRHGEQWFWDTLVDADAANNAASWQWVAGSGADAAPYFRVFNPVLQGQKFDPSGEYIRSYVPELAHAPRDVVHEPWKATGDLVASAEDGAEDSADGGLAAYPAPIVDLKESRQRALAAYDEIKDR from the coding sequence ATGAGCGACGACGACGCCCCCGACCACGGATCCACGGACAGGGAGGGCGCCGAGGAGGCGCACGGCCCCAGCATCGTCTGGCTGCGCGACGACCTCCGCGTGGCCGACAATCCCGCGCTGCACGCGGCGGTCGAGCGGGGCGAGCCCGTCGTCGTGCTCTACGTGCTCGACGAGGAGAGCGACGGGATCCGGCCGCTCGGCGGCGCCGCGCGCTGGTGGCTGCACATGAGCCTGTCGCGCCTCGGGGAGTCGCTGCGGGAGCTCGGCTCGCCGCTCGTGCTGCGCCGGGGGAAGGCCGCCGACGTCGTCGACGCGCTCGTGCGCGAGGTCGGCGCCGGCGCGGTGCTGTGGAACCGGCGCTACGGGGGCGCGGAGATCGCGGTCGACACCGGCATCAAGAAGGACCTCGGCGACCGGGGTCTCGACGTCCGCAGCTTCCAGGGATCGCTGCTCGTCGAGCCGTGGACGGTGACGAACAAGCAGGGCGAGCCGTTCCGCGTGTACACCCCGTTCTGGAAGGCCGCGCAGGAGCGGGAGGAGCCGCGGAAGCCGCTGCCCGCGCCGAAGGAGCTCGACGCGCTGCGACAGGCACCCCGCTCGGACGACCTCGACGGCTGGGGCCTGCTGCCGACGAAGCCCGACTGGGCGGCCGGCCTCCGCGAGGCGTGCGATCCCGGCGAGGCGGCCGGCCTCCAGCGCCTCGAGGACTTCGTCCACCACGAGCTCGAGGACTACGCCGCTCAGCGTGACGAGCCCGCGGCGACGACCACGTCGCGGCTGTCGGCGTACCTGCGCTGGGGCGAGGTGAGCCCGTTCCAGGTGTGGCACCGGATCCAGCGCACGCGCGGCAGGAAGGTGGGCGGGGACGAGGTCAACGCCACCAAGTTCCTCTCCGAGCTGGGCTGGCGCGAGTTCAGCTACCACCTGCTCTACCACCAGCCGGATCTCGCCACCCGCAACTTCGTGCCGCGCTTCGATGCGTTCCCGTGGGACGAACCGACCGATGAGACCCTCGGCGCGTGGCAGCGGGGCGAGACGGGGGTGCCGCTCGTCGACGCGGGCATGCGCGCGCTCTGGAAGGACGGGCACCTGCACAACCGCGTGCGGATGGTCGTGGCCTCGTTCCTCATCAAGAACCTGCTGATCGACTGGCGCCACGGCGAGCAGTGGTTCTGGGACACGCTCGTCGACGCGGACGCCGCGAACAACGCGGCGAGCTGGCAGTGGGTCGCGGGATCCGGCGCCGACGCCGCCCCCTACTTCCGCGTCTTCAACCCGGTGCTGCAGGGGCAGAAGTTCGACCCGTCGGGCGAGTACATCCGCTCGTACGTGCCCGAGCTGGCGCACGCACCGCGGGACGTGGTGCACGAGCCGTGGAAGGCGACGGGCGACCTCGTCGCGAGCGCGGAGGACGGCGCGGAGGACTCGGCTGACGGCGGGCTCGCGGCGTACCCGGCGCCGATCGTCGACCTGAAGGAGTCCCGGCAGCGGGCCCTGGCGGCCTACGACGAGATCAAGGACCGGTGA
- a CDS encoding glycosyltransferase family 2 protein, which yields MDNQSTPLPPPEHPGRSSRDAVAAVVVAGEAGSTIAATLTSILGQTLPPARVVVVVAGSRDDTFAVARTFNGRHAHALAGTGPAATTVTVIDRGPRESSLRSVYGFALRLVGDAGRVLLVAPDAELKPDVLELLVAALERDPGARSVSASLDPRPSGSHGPLAGALRLLQRHWAMGAVETGADLGLTGPVPLAPATLLRLPAADVSSSSAASPEGILTDLLAGDDRSALVPGARARVDTAVTWGIMRERRDRWGAHVTRLARGGSPADVGDRRRARLASLRIGVGPVLRIVAYGLVALYLAAAGMQGMLEPAWWWAVPVVVRLPLHIRTLRRIRERTAADVLFGATFLPLEAAEAAYGVSRIRDGLHRLAHRGRRRGGGAAEAVPPFSRVDAVAAAAVALVVVGVLVVAEVGGPAAAGLTTMVGWAACVVTAADLVMALLRLLVAHGGPFARPSASGSAA from the coding sequence ATGGACAATCAGAGCACGCCCCTGCCCCCGCCCGAGCACCCCGGGCGTTCGTCGCGCGACGCCGTCGCGGCGGTCGTGGTGGCGGGCGAAGCGGGCTCCACCATCGCGGCCACGCTGACGTCGATCCTCGGTCAGACCCTGCCCCCGGCGCGCGTGGTCGTCGTGGTCGCCGGCAGCCGCGACGACACCTTCGCCGTGGCGCGGACCTTCAACGGACGCCACGCGCATGCTCTCGCCGGCACGGGTCCCGCTGCCACGACGGTCACGGTCATCGACCGCGGCCCGCGCGAGAGCTCGCTGCGGTCCGTGTACGGCTTCGCCCTCCGGCTGGTCGGCGACGCGGGGCGCGTCCTCCTCGTCGCGCCCGACGCCGAGCTGAAGCCCGACGTGCTCGAGCTCCTCGTCGCCGCCCTCGAGCGTGATCCGGGTGCCCGCTCGGTGTCCGCCAGCCTCGATCCGCGCCCGAGCGGATCCCACGGCCCCCTCGCGGGTGCGCTCCGGCTCCTGCAGCGCCACTGGGCCATGGGCGCCGTCGAGACCGGCGCCGACCTCGGCCTCACCGGCCCGGTCCCGCTCGCTCCGGCCACGCTCCTGCGGCTCCCCGCGGCTGACGTGTCGTCCTCGTCGGCCGCCTCGCCGGAGGGGATCCTCACGGATCTCCTGGCCGGGGACGACCGCTCGGCCCTCGTCCCCGGCGCGCGCGCCCGGGTCGACACCGCCGTCACCTGGGGGATCATGCGCGAGCGACGCGACCGGTGGGGCGCGCACGTCACCCGGCTCGCGCGCGGCGGCTCGCCCGCCGACGTCGGCGACCGGCGTCGCGCCCGCCTGGCGTCCCTCCGCATCGGCGTCGGGCCCGTCCTCCGGATCGTGGCCTACGGCCTGGTGGCGCTGTACCTGGCCGCCGCGGGGATGCAGGGGATGCTGGAGCCCGCGTGGTGGTGGGCCGTCCCCGTCGTGGTGCGGCTGCCCCTGCACATCCGCACCCTCCGCCGGATCCGCGAGCGCACCGCCGCCGACGTCCTCTTCGGCGCGACGTTCCTGCCGCTCGAGGCAGCCGAGGCGGCGTACGGCGTCTCCCGGATCCGCGACGGCCTGCACCGGCTCGCTCACCGCGGCCGCCGCCGCGGGGGCGGGGCGGCCGAGGCGGTGCCGCCCTTCTCCCGGGTGGACGCCGTCGCCGCCGCAGCGGTGGCCCTGGTCGTCGTCGGCGTGCTCGTCGTCGCCGAGGTCGGTGGCCCCGCAGCGGCTGGCCTCACCACGATGGTCGGCTGGGCTGCGTGCGTCGTGACCGCCGCCGACCTCGTGATGGCGCTGCTGCGTCTGCTCGTCGCCCACGGCGGGCCGTTCGCCCGTCCGAGCGCGAGTGGATCCGCGGCCTAG
- a CDS encoding MarR family winged helix-turn-helix transcriptional regulator → MGETADAVRAWESLFRAQVSVMRRLTAEFPSRDLSFNEYDVLFNISRQPEGRLRLRELNQHVLLTQPSVSRLIDRLVARGLVVKCGDESDGRATIVRLTDAGDAAFRAVARVHMESIASTVGGALTVDELNTLRALTDKLRGSVAEA, encoded by the coding sequence GTGGGCGAGACAGCGGACGCCGTGCGGGCCTGGGAGTCGCTCTTCCGGGCGCAGGTCAGCGTCATGCGCCGCCTCACCGCCGAGTTCCCCAGCCGCGACCTCTCGTTCAACGAGTACGACGTGCTGTTCAACATCTCCCGCCAGCCCGAGGGCCGCCTCCGCCTGCGCGAGCTCAACCAGCACGTCCTCCTCACGCAGCCCAGCGTGAGCCGCCTCATCGACCGCCTCGTCGCGCGGGGCCTCGTCGTGAAGTGCGGCGACGAGAGCGACGGGCGGGCCACGATCGTGCGGCTCACCGATGCCGGCGACGCGGCCTTCCGCGCGGTCGCGCGCGTGCACATGGAGTCCATCGCCTCGACCGTGGGCGGGGCGCTCACGGTCGACGAGCTGAACACGCTGCGCGCGCTCACCGACAAGCTGCGCGGGAGCGTCGCCGAGGCCTAG
- a CDS encoding winged helix-turn-helix domain-containing protein, with product MSLATIDPARTSLRSVPAAPALRSAAPLAPPLRRPQAVPAPATTSTAPAPTAAPARPARLRAVPEGTEARGFAIYVGLDELKAASAGTDLGTVVAALKRLASELAPGVETHAAVALAPEGAGGRDIDVVRLALQDPAAVAQHREQPEDDVRVDGGVTVDLSRKRVVLDGETAPLTYKEFELLQYLVLREGRTIERSEIIASLWSAADGDDVPNERTIDVHVRRLRSKLGRYEEIVRTVRGAGYRFDRHADVAVHHASTQSPDLF from the coding sequence ATGTCGCTCGCGACCATCGACCCCGCCCGCACCTCCCTCCGATCCGTCCCCGCCGCACCCGCGCTCCGGTCCGCTGCGCCCCTGGCCCCGCCGCTCCGCCGGCCGCAGGCCGTCCCGGCTCCGGCCACGACCTCCACCGCTCCGGCTCCGACCGCCGCTCCCGCACGCCCGGCCCGCCTCCGTGCCGTACCCGAGGGCACCGAGGCACGCGGCTTCGCCATCTACGTCGGACTCGACGAGCTGAAGGCCGCCTCCGCGGGCACCGACCTCGGCACCGTCGTCGCCGCACTCAAGCGCCTGGCGTCGGAGCTCGCCCCCGGCGTCGAGACCCACGCCGCCGTCGCCCTCGCCCCCGAGGGCGCGGGCGGCCGCGACATCGACGTGGTCAGGCTCGCCCTGCAGGATCCGGCGGCCGTGGCCCAGCACCGCGAGCAGCCCGAGGACGACGTCCGCGTCGACGGCGGCGTGACGGTCGACCTGTCCCGCAAGCGCGTCGTGCTCGACGGCGAGACCGCCCCGCTCACCTACAAGGAGTTCGAGCTCCTGCAGTACCTGGTGCTCCGCGAGGGACGCACCATCGAGCGATCCGAGATCATCGCCTCGCTGTGGTCCGCCGCGGACGGTGACGACGTGCCGAACGAGCGCACCATCGACGTGCACGTCCGCCGGCTGCGCTCCAAGCTCGGCCGCTACGAGGAGATCGTCCGCACGGTGCGGGGCGCCGGGTACCGGTTCGACCGGCACGCGGACGTCGCCGTCCACCACGCCAGCACGCAGTCGCCCGACCTGTTCTGA
- the upp gene encoding uracil phosphoribosyltransferase has protein sequence MRVHVADHPLITHKLTALRDRTTPSPVFRSLADELVTLLAYEATRDVRVETITVQTPVAPAEGLTLSDPKPLVVPILRAGLGMLDGLMRLMPSAEVGFLGMVRNEETLQPDIYAERLPTDLSNRQCFVVDPMLATGGSLIAAIEYLFDRGAVDVTCICLIAAPEGLKAVEEATAGREVTIVLGALDERLDEVGYIIPGLGDAGDRLYGTAAH, from the coding sequence ATGCGAGTCCACGTAGCCGACCACCCGCTCATCACGCACAAGCTGACGGCGCTGCGGGACCGCACCACCCCCTCCCCCGTGTTCCGCAGCCTGGCCGATGAGCTCGTCACGCTCCTCGCCTACGAGGCCACGCGCGACGTCCGGGTCGAGACCATCACGGTGCAGACCCCGGTCGCGCCCGCCGAGGGCCTCACCCTCAGCGACCCGAAGCCGCTCGTTGTCCCCATCCTCCGCGCGGGCCTCGGCATGCTCGACGGCCTGATGCGCCTCATGCCCAGCGCCGAGGTCGGCTTCCTCGGCATGGTGCGCAACGAGGAGACGCTCCAGCCCGACATCTACGCGGAGCGCCTCCCCACCGACCTCTCCAATCGCCAGTGCTTCGTCGTGGACCCCATGCTCGCGACGGGCGGATCCCTCATCGCCGCCATCGAGTACCTCTTCGACCGCGGCGCCGTCGACGTCACGTGCATCTGCCTCATCGCCGCGCCCGAGGGCCTCAAGGCCGTCGAGGAGGCGACCGCGGGCCGCGAGGTCACCATCGTGCTGGGCGCGCTCGACGAGAGGCTCGACGAGGTGGGCTACATCATCCCGGGCCTCGGCGACGCGGGCGACCGCCTGTACGGCACCGCTGCGCACTGA
- a CDS encoding nucleoside deaminase has translation MAVALDEARACAATGDVPVGAVVVDASGVVIGRGRNLREARQDPTAHAEVEALREAATTTGERHLVGTTLVVTLEPCVMCAGAILAARVPRVVFGAWDGKAGAAGSLYDVLRDRRLPHRAEVFAGVRAAECAELLDGFFAERRAGA, from the coding sequence ATGGCCGTGGCGCTCGACGAGGCCCGGGCCTGCGCGGCCACCGGCGACGTGCCCGTGGGCGCGGTCGTGGTGGACGCATCCGGTGTCGTCATCGGGCGCGGGCGGAACCTCCGCGAGGCGCGGCAGGATCCCACCGCGCACGCCGAGGTGGAGGCGCTCCGCGAGGCCGCGACGACCACTGGCGAACGGCACCTCGTGGGCACGACGCTCGTCGTCACGCTGGAGCCGTGCGTGATGTGCGCGGGTGCGATCCTCGCGGCGCGCGTGCCGCGCGTGGTCTTCGGCGCGTGGGACGGGAAGGCGGGCGCGGCCGGATCCCTCTACGACGTGCTGCGCGACCGGCGGCTGCCGCATCGCGCGGAGGTGTTCGCGGGCGTGCGGGCGGCCGAGTGCGCGGAGCTCCTCGACGGCTTCTTCGCGGAGCGTCGCGCCGGCGCGTGA
- a CDS encoding cation diffusion facilitator family transporter: MSESHGSKAIFAALAANVGIAITKFIAAFFSGSSSMLAEGVHSLADSGNQILLLVGGKRAKRLADDEHPFGYGRVRYVYAFIVSIILFSVGGVYSLYEGIHKIEHPEPLDVPWLPIVVLLIAIALESFSLRTAIKESNPLRGDQTWVQFVRRAKSPELPVLLLEDTAALSGLVFALLGVVASILTGNGIYDGIGTLLIGVLLVAVAVVLGVEMSSLLVGEGASKPDLAAIRAAITAGHEAESIIHMKTLYLGPDELLVAAKIAMPATSSLGDVAAGIDAIERRVREAVPVARVIYLEPDVRVATR; this comes from the coding sequence TTGAGCGAATCGCACGGCAGCAAGGCGATCTTCGCCGCCCTCGCCGCCAACGTCGGCATCGCGATCACCAAGTTCATCGCGGCGTTCTTCTCCGGATCCTCGTCGATGCTCGCCGAGGGCGTCCACTCGCTCGCGGACTCGGGCAACCAGATCCTGCTGCTCGTCGGCGGCAAGCGCGCGAAGCGCCTCGCGGACGACGAGCACCCGTTCGGCTACGGCCGCGTCCGCTACGTCTACGCCTTCATCGTCTCGATCATCCTGTTCTCGGTCGGCGGCGTGTACTCGCTGTACGAGGGCATCCACAAGATCGAGCACCCCGAGCCGCTCGACGTGCCGTGGCTGCCGATCGTCGTGCTCCTGATCGCGATCGCCCTCGAGTCGTTCTCGCTCCGCACGGCCATCAAGGAGTCGAACCCGCTCCGGGGGGACCAGACGTGGGTGCAGTTCGTGCGCCGCGCCAAGAGCCCAGAGCTCCCCGTGCTGCTGCTCGAGGACACGGCCGCGCTCTCCGGGCTCGTGTTCGCGCTCCTCGGCGTCGTCGCGTCGATCCTCACCGGGAACGGCATCTACGACGGCATCGGCACCCTGCTCATCGGCGTGCTGCTGGTGGCGGTCGCGGTGGTCCTCGGGGTCGAGATGAGCAGCCTCCTGGTCGGCGAGGGCGCCTCGAAGCCGGATCTCGCGGCCATCCGCGCGGCCATCACCGCGGGCCACGAGGCCGAGTCGATCATCCACATGAAGACGCTGTACCTCGGCCCGGACGAGCTGCTCGTCGCCGCCAAGATCGCCATGCCCGCGACCAGCTCGCTCGGCGACGTGGCCGCGGGGATCGATGCGATCGAGCGCCGCGTGCGCGAGGCCGTGCCGGTCGCCCGCGTCATCTACCTCGAGCCCGACGTGCGGGTCGCGACGCGCTGA